A single Trypanosoma brucei gambiense DAL972 chromosome 9, complete sequence DNA region contains:
- a CDS encoding GTP-binding protein, putative: MAPNRQLLKIIILGDSGVGKTALVHQYVNKNFDNRYKATIGADFLTRDVEIDGKLVTLQIWDTAGQERFQSLGSAFYRGADACVLVFDLTDSESFSHINSWLEEFRAQAGQRECVLIGNKSDLTERRQVTSRTAEAWCESLKNGEGGDASLGAAAGEETMGSIQYFEASAKANVGVEEAFLTVSKAALAKKATAEEGVALPQSIRLGQQRPSTKKSDCAC, encoded by the coding sequence atggcTCCAAACCGACAGTTGCTGAAGATAATTATTCTTGGGGATAGCGGTGTCGGAAAGACTGCGTTGGTGCATCAATATGTGAATAAAAACTTTGACAACCGGTACAAGGCGACGATAGGTGCAGATTTTCTCACGAGGGATGTGGAGATCGATGGCAAACTTGTCACATTGCAAATATGGGACACAGCTGGGCAGGAGCGTTTCCAGTCACTTGGCTCTGCCTTTTATCGTGGAGCTGACGCATGTGTTCTTGTGTTTGACCTTACCGATTCGGAATCCTTTTCTCACATTAATTCGTGGTTGGAAGAGTTTCGCGCTCAAGCGGGCCAGCGGGAATGTGTGCTGATTGGCAACAAATCGGACCTGACGGAGCGCCGGCAGGTGACCAGTCGCACGGCAGAAGCCTGGTGTGAGTCActaaaaaatggggaaggtGGTGATGCGTCTTTAGGTGCAGCTGCTGGGGAGGAAACGATGGGATCCATTCAATACTTTGAAGCATCAGCAAAGGCAAATGTGGGCGTGGAAGAGGCGTTCTTAACGGTAAGTAAAGCTGCGCTAGCAAAGAAAGCTACTGCGGAAGAGGGGGTGGCGTTGCCGCAATCCATCAGATTGGGCCAACAAAGGCCTAGTACAAAGAAAAGCGATTGTGCGTGCTAG
- a CDS encoding protein kinase A catalytic subunit encodes MLLVLLFYILNTVEEPFTPLSVFVFSTKISYFVAYVSLHLFIHYSFLTELEQVLVVRMPVATSTEPQTYVFTKPDTSGWKLSDFEMGDTLGTGSFGRVRIAKLKSRGEYYAIKCLKKREILKMKQVQHLNQEKQILMELSHPFIVNMMCSFQDENRVYFVLEFVVGGEVFTHLRSAGRFPNDVAKFYHAELVLAFEYLHSKDIIYRDLKPENLLLDGKGHVKVTDFGFAKKVTDRTYTLCGTPEYLAPEVIQSKGHGKAVDWWTMGVLLYEFIAGHPPFFDETPIRTYEKILAGRFKFPNWFDSRARDLVKGLLQTDHTKRLGTLKDGVADVKNHPFFRGANWEKLYGRHYHAPIPVKVKSPGDTSNFESYPESGDKRLPPLAPSQQLEFRGF; translated from the coding sequence atgctgttggtgttacttttttatattttgaaTACTGTCGAAGAACCCTTTACTCCTCtttccgtttttgttttctccacaaaaataagctACTTTGTTGCATACGTAAGTctacatttatttatacattattcttttttgacAGAGCTTGAGCAGGTACTGGTAGTGCGGATGCCTGTAGCCACGTCGACGGAACCGCAAACGTATGTGTTTACCAAACCTGACACATCGGGATGGAAGCTGAGTGACTTTGAAATGGGTGACACGCTAGGGACCGGCTCGTTTGGTCGCGTGCGCATTGCAAAACTGAAGAGCAGGGGGGAGTATTATGCAATAAAATGTCTAAAGAAGCGTGAGATACTAAAGATGAAGCAGGTACAACACCTGAACCAAGAGAAGCAAATTCTAATGGAGTTGTCACACCCCTTCATTGTGAACATGATGTGTTCCTTCCAGGATGAGAACCGCGTCTACTTTGTTCTAGAATTTGTGGTAGGTGGTGAGGTATTTACTCACCTTCGTTCCGCAGGCCGTTTCCCGAATGACGTAGCGAAGTTCTATCATGCGGAGCTTGTGTTGGCTTTTGAATATTTACACTCGAAGGACATTATCTACCGTGACTTGAAACCTGAGAATCTGCTACTTGATGGGAAGGGACACGTCAAGGTGACTGATTTTGGTTTTGCTAAGAAGGTGACGGATCGTACCTATACGTTATGTGGGACACCTGAGTATCTTGCACCTGAGGTAATTCAGAGCAAAGGACATGGGAAGGCTGTGGATTGGTGGACGATGGGTGTTTTGCTGTATGAATTCATAGCTGGccatcctcccttttttgatgAAACCCCAATTCGGACGTATGAAAAGATTCTTGCGGGCCGGTTCAAATTCCCCAATTGGTTTGACTCCCGTGCTCGGGATCTCGTAAAGGGTTTATTGCAAACGGATCACACGAAACGGTTGGGCACGCTGAAGGATGGCGTAGCTGATGTGAAGAATCACCCATTCTTCCGTGGTGCGAATTGGGAGAAACTCTATGGACGTCATTATCACGCTCCCATTCCTGTAAAAGTGAAGAGCCCCGGCGACACAAGTAACTTTGAGTCGTATCCCGAGAGTGGGGATAAGCGGTTGCCCCCGTTAGCACCATCACAACAATTGGAGTTCCGTGGGTTTTAG
- a CDS encoding mitochondrial carrier protein, putative — protein MDVICSALAGVMARAVCHPLDTAKTVTFTGFFGDSSSSLHVNSKGSLRHVLSSIWRREGPCAFYRGAGVAIVGSAPGTALYLTTYTWSRDFLQGYVSASHSSSFLSTIPSSFIHLICGLFAESVSCIFWVPIDVTKERLQAQSSFVEGRYKGNWDAIRTVARYEGVRGLYKGYWSTLASFGPYSAVYFGCYEVFENVLSEHMSLGTFSSSLCAGGMGNIVACVVTNPLELVKTRLQVQRAVLSVSGKPTAVYGFPFRYKGLLDGLCAIVKSEGVCALWKGLPIRVTFAAPNAALTMGFYSYLKGNMA, from the coding sequence ATGGATGTAATATGCTCCGCTCTTGCTGGCGTGATGGCCCGAGCGGTTTGTCATCCTCTCGATACGGCTAAAACTGTGACCTTCACGGGTTTCTTTGGGGATAGCAGCAGTTCCCTTCATGTAAATTCGAAGGGATCACTGCGGCATGTCCTGAGTTCTATTTGGAGGCGTGAAGGGCCATGTGCCTTCTACCGTGGTGCGGGCGTAGCGATTGTTGGCTCTGCACCGGGAACTGCACTGTATCTAACAACATACACGTGGTCTCGAGATTTCCTTCAGGGATATGTGAGTGCAAGccattcttcttcctttcttagCACCATACCTTCTTCATTTATTCATCTTATTTGTGGACTCTTTGCCGAGTCGGTCAGTTGTATCTTTTGGGTTCCTATTGACGTAACGAAGGAACGGCTGCAGGCGCAGTCGTCGTTTGTAGAAGGGCGATACAAAGGCAACTGGGACGCCATCCGCACTGTCGCTCGCTACGAAGGTGTGCGAGGTTTATATAAGGGTTATTGGTCAACATTGGCATCCTTCGGACCCTACTCGGCAGTATACTTTGGTTGCTACGAAGTTTTTGAGAATGTTCTCAGCGAGCACATGTCATTAGgaacattttcttcttcactctgTGCAGGAGGTATGGGGAATATTGTCGCCTGCGTCGTAACAAACCCTCTGGAATTAGTGAAGACACGCTTGCAGGTACAGCGGGCAGTTCTCTCCGTCAGTGGAAAGCCAACTGCCGTTTACGGATTTCCTTTCCGTTACAAGGGGTTATTAGATGGATTGTGTGCTATTGTTAAGAGCGAGGGTGTATGTGCGCTGTGGAAGGGCTTACCGATCAGAGTGACATTTGCTGCGCCCAACGCTGCTTTAACAATGGGGTTCTACAGCTATCTTAAAGGTAATATGGCGTAA